The nucleotide window ACCCAATATTGATAGCAGTCTCCATCTTATCACCGGTCAACACCCATATCTTAATCCCCGCTTGTGCTAATTTATCGATGCATTCAGGGACCTAGAACAGATACAAGAAGAGACTTGGTTTAGACACAAAATATTTGTcatgaaattaattagcattaccATAATGAGTAGATCACCTACCCCATTCTGCAGCTTGTCTTCCACAGCGGTTGCACCAAGAAGAATCAAATCCCTTTCTATCGAATCAGCAGCTTCCTCAACTTTCTCATCTCTATCAGCACTAACAGAGTTCTTGGCCTCTGTGAATTTCTCATTGAAAACtgcatattcatcttcatcaagCTCACGATATGCAAGAACCAAGGTTCTCAAACCTGCGTCAGCATAGTTGTGCATGTGCTCCTTGGTTTTGTCCTCAAATTTCCTTCCATCTTTAGCAAGCCTCTCGAACATGACATTGTCAGCACCTTTGCTGAGAAGTAGCAATTTCCCTTCTTCGTCCCTAACTATCACAGACATACGCTTTCGAGTACTGTTGAACTCTAGGATATTCAAGAGCCTATATGACCTGTGAGGCAAGAAGAGTGTTAGCTATTATATCAAGACAAGTGATCTAGCGGCGGTATAGAAAATGCTAATTTTGTAGAACAACAATTTCTTACCTTTCAACAGTCTTCCCAGACAAAGGATCCAGCTCCTGGATTGAGATGTTAGTCTGTGTCCTCTGATAAAACTGAAAGCCTAGTTCGCTGGCTGCAATGACAAAGGCAGCCTCATCTGGTGACTCAGCTTCATATGATATTTTTCCCGATTCATCATCTGTCTCTGGTATGGCAGTATGACAGATAGCCAACAGTCGGAAAAACTTCTGAATGATGTCTGCATGAGGCTCATTCACCCAATTTCCATTCATGACACGGTTATCTGTGAAGTTGAAACCTTTTACAGCAGGCTTGTTGTTATCCCTGTGAccttcttcttcaacatctgGTTCATAAAGCAATGGTGACCCCTTTCTTCTAGCCATTGCTTTCTCCACCTCTGTAACACCACGGCCATATGCAGTCCCAGCTATGGAGCATTTGATGAACTCCATTGAGTTGCAAGTCAATGTCCCAGTCTTGTCAGAGAGTATGGTGTCAACTTGGCCAAGTTCCtcattcaagtttgatgttCGGGCATGAGCAGGCTTATCAGATTCCTCATGATACATTTCATGGTCATTATTGATAAAAATGGTTTGCAAGACTTTGACTATCTCTATGGAAACATACAAAGAGATAGGAATGAAATACCCATACAGCATCATGGCAGTCAAAAAATGCAAAAGTGCTGCTACTACTGCTTCTGAGGGTTTGTAAAAGATGGTAGTGTCATCTGGTCTAAGATACCATCTTTTCATTCTGTGATTTTCAATGTCATCATCAGTTGCAATGCCGAAGAAAATTGAACCAACAGTTGAAATCAAGACCAATGAAAATAACAGAAAGTAGATAATTTTATCCATCTTCCTCTCAATTTTGCTCCTTTTCGACGGCGGGTTTGTGGCGTTTTGCATAACTTTTGTGTCATGCCCAGTGAAGATCACAACACCATATACGTAGTCAGTATTCCGCAGTTTTGAGTCCCTAAGGAGAAGTTGCTGAGGGGACAGCGGATATTGTTGGTCCTGATATTCCAAACTTCCAACAAAAGTATAGAGGTTGGCATTTGGGTCTTCACATCTAACTACAGCTTTGAAATGCCGGAAGCTTGAATCATCTTGTAAATTCGAAGTTACCTCCAATGACTGTTTCAGTTTTAAATTTGTCTCTCCGTCGAGGTTCATGGTTTCAACATAACAGATTGCATCTTCATAGCTAGAAGAAAGCAACAAGAGATCGGCAGGGAAAAAATTGTCCTTCTCCACTTTCACTatatctccaactctcaaattCTTCCATTCAGTGTTATCAAAAGTGGCATTGCCACGGTGTACTTTAACTTTTCGGTTGTTCATCTCATTATCCTATACAAATATAGTGCGCAATAATGAAAAAGATTAGAAATCTTCGACAGTTGATTCATTCTAATATTACTTCTGTGCTTAAAAGAAACAGGGAAAAACATAATTAGAGCACACCCACGCCAGCCACATTTCAAAATTCCGGGCCAACTATTCCGTAGGAAGGTTAAGACAAGTCTTTCAGATGATTTAGATATGTAAATAAGGATTCAATAGAATTGCTGAAATAGTTGACCAAAATGCATATGGCATTCGAAAGTCAAACCAAGCCtaataatcttttatttttccttagtGACAGTTGGTTATGGCACAATATACAAATAGCTAGTTTGCCgatcctaattaatgcattgaATGAATACAAACCAACCACAGCCTTTCAAATCTATGAAATGGCCATATAGAAACCAAAAAGACAATCTCATCCTCTACCATAAATGCATGGTAATATGTATGTCTCCTAATATGGCATTAAATTACTTAACACATGTTTCACAAACATCTAATCAATAACAAGATGAACAGATTAAAACAAGAatagaaaagaaatcaatagCAAATCAAAGAAGGCATGAATTGTTTACCTGCTGATACCTCCTCCAATCTTCAACAGCCTCTTTAGCCATGGTCACCCCAATCACAATGATAAGAGGGAGAATGGCACTGACAGCACTATAAGGAGCCAAGGGAGTGAAGGAAAGACATCCAGTGACCAAGAAGTAGATGTTGGCAACCCTTCTGAACTGCTCAAACAAAGCTTTGGGAAAGAAAGTAGCCAAAGAATACTTGGTTGTGGAGACATAGTTTGCAGGATATCCTAAATTGGTGGCCTCAAAACAATCAGGATCATTGGCAAAAGCTATTCTGGAGAATCCTGGACCTCCAATCTGAGAATGATCTTCATCTAATGAAGCTTTTCCACATGAAAAACTATAAAGCTTTCTCAAAAAATTCTTCTTTCTCCTCCCTCCAGCCATCTCCAATCAAATGGTCAAAAACCCTTCTTTGAGCTGAAATCTATAACCAAAACCAACCAAACAAGGAAGATCTTTGCTTCTATCTATCAATCTATCTACTCTCAAATTCCAACAAAACTTAAACACGAAAATCAAACTAACAAAGAACAACGCCAAAATCTCTCCCTTTTTATCACCAAAACACAAGCTAAGAGCTACAAAAACGACTTCTGTGAGTTCTTCACCTGGCAAGACACAAACTTTTCTCtatatttctctctctcaaGTTCAAATAAACCAGTTGAAAGACCCCAGCTAGCAATAAACAGAAACCCAGACAAAATCCATCCTTTATACCAATAAAAGAGCCATCTTTGAATCCTTCTTTTCTAGACTGGCGGCATGTACATGTGCTGAAACTTCAAACCACTCTTTGACTCCGTCTCAAACCCCTCCAAACCTCCCACCCAAAAGACCACAACACCCCTTCAgtcttctcttctcctccctCTCATCCGCGTCCTTCGGGTCAATCCCAttgaaaaatcaaaccaaaataatcaaacaaaaccataaaaGCAAGTAAATTTCCCAATTCTAGACGGTCAATGAAGAACAACTTCGCACCAATGCTTGAAATTACTCTACCTCCATGCCACCATTGCTGCTCTCTCGGAAACCTCTCCTTCTCTCAAGCTTcatttctctttattttatatgtagTTATACTTCTCAGCCGGAGCAGCCAAatgatatacaaaaataataataatataataataataataatattattattattatataaacatatgcttctagaattatattattatttttttaattatggatGATGTTCATACGAATGTGATTAGTTTTTGGATTTAATTTCCTAATTAATACTTATCTAGAAAGTTTGAAATTTGGGATTTTGTACTACAATCCAAGtttttcctttgtttaatttgatttaataattcatattatggtttttatatttgtttttctaatctgtttccaaaattattgagcatttaaagaattatttttatctgaTCTATTTTCGCGGTAATTTGAAAGGAGATAAATTAAATgttggtaaaaaaaatgaatttgaattttaacttgtgatatttatttatttatttatttattatttacgtATTTGGTGATATAACcttgtaaaaattaatatttataatgatatATCATCAAGCTTTATATATGTCAGTCATTTCATGTATTATTTCCCGTCCATTCAGATAGAGACGTACTGAGTGCTGCCAAGATTCAAGacatttaaatatgttttttttataatttattgatatattatggggttttttttttttgaaaaagacttatatatttaaaaaataaataaataaataaatcatgagggcaaaataaatgttttctttttattggttttaataCAATAGCAATGGCTAGCCGGAGGTGGTTCAAGTAGTTAATGGTTTGGGTCAGTTAAGTAAGTTGGTGTGCGTAAAAAACACCAATTCAAAgttatttttatagtatttactttatactataaaaaaaaaaaaactactccCACTGGATGGGGAATAAACTCTAAAGAGGTGGCCTTAAGTGCCCAATGAGCTTCTGACATatgtaacaaaaatatattaaacataacAATTTTTCCATAATGCTCTTGTTCTTTTCCGGacaaatgtcaaaaatataacaGTGAACTACGTAAATTTCACCTAAGTTTTCTCCAAACTCTAATAAATACAAATGAAAGAGACCAAGCaacaataaagaaatataacaaactaGACACCTAAAAGCACAAGGGGAGAGAGAGCTAATGTCGCCTTGTAAACTAATATAGGGGTATCATCTATGTAGACAAAGCAACCAAACTATACAGCGATGGTAGTCTTTGTGATTAGGTGGCATTGGTATTGGTCGCTGTTTTTCTATGATCACTCGCATAGGACCCATGAAGCTGTAGGCTTCTTTTCATCATTGCCATCAAATTCTTTAGCTTTGGTCTTTTCATCACATTTTGGACTGATTTAGAGATATGACTTTTAAAAAACAGATCATCAAAAatctgaaaatataaattaaaataaagtgattaaaaatcaattaattgaccAAGTCTGGATGGAATAATCCTTCAATAATCAAAATTGGTCATCTTGGCCAATAGAGTTTATTGTTAATTGTGAATTTATTAAACATTTGAGTATGGTTTAATAAATGTGAGAAATGAAGTTAGGTAATTTAGTTTATAATGTTAGCTTCGTGTAAAGCGATGAATGGGATAACTAAAAGGATGGGGGTAACGTGTAACATtttctataattaataaaataaaggtgcacataataataacatatattattaacttattatataAGATATTGATGTGTCATATGAATTCTAAGTACacttaattacaataattagaATACTAATTTATCTAATTACTTTTTGGGAACCTTGTCTTCCTTTTTTGCAACTACTCTTGTCGAAGGTGAAGATTCCaatctttatatataatttttaaaaataaataacattagatatttaaacaaaaaaaataaacgagaggatttaaataaaatatctaataaatgTGGTTTGAACTTTAAGGAccatatacaaataaatataaattttttttttaaaaaaaagtgtgaGAACATGTTATTGATATAATcaaatgattatattaaaaagttaaacaaagtgggtagttttattttatttaattgaaaattcaTTGGATCCCTTGACATGGGACCCGGATCTTTATTTATCCATTTCATTTATGTGGTCGCCATCGGAGTTATCATCAAAAAGACCAAAAAGCCCTTAAGAATGTTCTGGAATATGCCATAAATAACTTTACTGTGGAGGCTGTAACTGGAATTATATTGGCCGCCATGCAACTTGGCAAAATGAAGTACAGTTTaactatttgtttatttttttatttatttaaaaaattcaaataaaaaatattaaaattttatttattccattaacaaattcttattaattccattaacaaattctttttttttttttatgtaaaattgtggacattgaagattttattagttgttatttttggcttacaaaaatattattattattcagtgCATTATTTATACTAGTGTTAGTATAACtaaattaatttacatttataacatcaATGGATAGattctttatcatttttttcaagaatAATTTTAGTTTAAGTCATGAATGATACAGTACAAAactctatcaaattaaatttttaatgatgtaattcaaataatttatggTTCATTTATATAGTTATTTAATAAAGGTCAAACTTTAAAGGCAACCTATTTAAATCTCCTAAACCTTACTGGCCCTAAGACTAGGGCAATTTTAGTGGGAAACCACGTTATTAAGTAAATTAaagttgattaattattttgttaaattacaTAGAATaatgagaattttattttaatttatatttctaGGAAATTGAgcttttttatatgttatgcCATTGAGTCAAGTCATCTACTTTATCATCGTTTACTAATAGTTGAAGCTACGtgatatatcttttatattattgatgattttttttaaaaaaaaaaaattccggTTTTCTAGTTttacaaacaaatttttttttaaaaaattatgtggtttcgctgattaaaatttttttaatggtgttaattttttttttgggtaaggacaaaattgtcatttcatttgtataacaatatttttttattaattccttccaaaattctataaaaaacaaaaaaactagcaaatcccaaaaatcaaacaaaattatgtcTAAAATCATGTTAAGTGACAAAAGTTTAACTAAATGGACAATTTTATCACCGCCAAATGAGTTTGAATTAACACCATTaacatgtttttgttcttttgttccTATTTCACAAAATTGGAAAaccaagagattttttttaaaaaaatttctctattatttatattttttatacatacatattcattacatatatatatatatgtgttcttaataaagataaatatttgGGACTTTGAAATTTcaagatatttaaattttttgataaaaaaaaattcttttttaaacTAGTTAAATGATTTAGTATAATAAATCATGTGAGAGGGATATATGttacaaaaatctaaaatttatttttttatttttaattctagaAAGTAACattacattattttaaataaactttgTTAATATACTCTAAAATGCCTCTTTTCAAGTCAACAAAggggaaaaatggaaaaataaaataaaataaaatatatgaaatctaAGATCCGCATTCCCATTAACCAAACAGGTAAATgcttgaaaaaacaaataaaaatacattattaaTGTTAGACATGTGTTGTTTGAGTTGATCCACACAACTTCTCATATGGGTTATTTAGTCTCAATATCTCTTACAcgttttgtatgtttttatttttattttttaaagtcaaatatcttaattattactttgagattggtttatatatttacaCTTGTTTTTCACTTTAATATAGTTGTAGTTAATTAtctttctaaaataaatatatgaatgaataaaaacaaagaaagaagaagggtaGTTGAGTGATTAGTTATTAGAAGGGATTTAATccattaaatatttagaaaccAACTAGAATGTAACAAATAAAGATATGATTGATGTAAGCACATGCGACCACAAGAATATAATTAGTAAAACATAGCTTTTCATGGTGGGAAACATCAATATCCTTTTCAACTCTTTTTCCCTCTCATTTCTTTTCTAGCTAAAACACATGACCATCAACCTATGTAATTGAaaggaaattaattaaaaaacaaaaacaaaaacaaaagtataaaatgtgaaacataaaaaatattaatatttttattagtttgataTATTAGtgcttgatatatatatatatatatctatctatgtTTTTCCTTCACAAAAACTCTCTCCGTGCCTTTCAAGTCATTGACATTTAGAGCTGTAATAATTGCACAATTCTATTATTAATTTACACTATGGAATGCCTTTTTCCAAGTTGCCAAGGTCATGATCTCGTTGGTCCAACATGATGttctttatataaataaataattatttatatttgaggatggaatttgtaataaataaagtttttatcAGATTATCTTaagattcttttttttattaaaaatgaattttatgAATAAATGATACTAACGAATTAATCAATAGATTAAAttcttacaaaaaattataagaaataaaaaatctcttttgttatttctatattttactATTTGATCATATTAAAGTGGAAGATATCGGAGGGGATAATGACAATAAATCATGCATAGCATTAAAatgaatatctatatataaaataatcaaatatatatgttgttatcAAGCATGTTTACAGTCTTGGTAGCATTATTTAGTGGAAACCACCAGAGCTTGCTTGCATGTAGTGTTTAGTGGTCCTTATAAGTTGTGTTAATTTCATCTACTTGGATGTCTTTgtaataaagataaaaatatcaTAGAATATAAATGAGagacaaaaattatattttttatattttaattcaaattatttaatgcaATAATTCATAATTAACTATCAAAAGAGTATGAACGCATAAAACTCAAATTTTCAAAGCTTACATGTCAAAATTCTTACACGAAGAAAAATGATTGTGTAAAAGTATTattcaaggaaaacaaaatccaattaaaagataattatgATGGAAAGCTCTCCTGATTTATTTTGAGGATTATACtagtaacaataaaaaaaaaaatttttcgtAATGCATAgcaagttttaaaatttttttttttttaaacaaagtaAGAAGAGCTATGATAAAACATTGGATGTAAAAACTAAAACCATTgagattattatattaaacaataaagtatatatatatatatattttccaaaaccaaagaaaaaaagaagggaacCATGTGGTATGCCGATTTTATGAGCAAACAAGTGAGATGGTTGTCTTTTTGTTCACCTTTTATTTTTGCCGCATGTCCAAtttgttctatttatttatataaatatatataNNNNNNNNNNNNNNNNNNNNNNNNNNNNNNNNNNNNNNNNNNNNNNNNNNNNNNNNNNNNNNNNNNNNNNNNNNNNNNNNNNNNNNNNNNNNNNNNNNNNNNNNNNNNNNNNNNNNNNNNNNNNNNNNNNNNNNNNNNNNNNNNNNNNNNNNNNNNNNNNNNNNNNNNNNNNNNNNNNNNNNNNNNNNNNNNNNNNNNNNNNNNNNNNNNNNNNNNNNNNNNNNNNNNNNNNNNNNNNNNNNNNNNNNNNNNNNNNNNNNNNNNNNNNNNNNNNNNNNNNNNNNNNNNNNNNNNNNNNNNNNNNNNNNNNNNNNNNNNNNNNNNNNNNNNNNNNNNNNNNNNNNNNNNNNNNNNNNNNNNNNNNNNNNNNNNNNNNNNNNNNNNNNNNNNNNNNNNNNNNNNNNNNNNNNNNNNNNNNNNNNNNNNNNNNNNNNNNNNNNNNNNNNNNNNNNNNNNNNNNNNNNNNNNNNNNNNNNNNNNNNNNNNNNNNNNNNNNNNNNNNNNNNNNNNNNNNNNNNNNNNNNNNNNNNNNNNNNNNNNNNNNNNNNNNNNNNNNNNNNNNNNNNNNNNNNNNNNNNNNNNNNNNNNNNNNNNNNNNNNNNNNNNNNNNNNNNNNNNNNNNNNNNNNNNNNNNNNNNNNNNNNNNNNNNNNNNNNNNNNNNNNNNNNNNNNNNNNNNNNNNNNNNNNNNNNNNNNNNNNNNNNNNNNNNNNNNNNNNNNNNNNNNNNNNNNNNNNNNNNNNNNNNNNNNNNNNNNNNNNNNNNNNNNNNNNNNNNNNNNNNNNNNNNNNNNNNNNNNNNNNNNNNNNNNNNNNNNNNNNNNNNNNNNNNNNNNNNNNNNNNNNNNNNNNNNNNNNNNNNNNNNNNNNNNNNNNNNNNNNNNNNNNNNNNNNNNNNNNNNNNNNNNNNNNNNNNNNNNNNNNNNNNNNNNNNNNNNNNNNNNNNNNNNNNNNNNNNNNNNNNNNNNNNNNNNNNNNNNNNNNNNNNNNNNNNNNNNNNNNTGTTACGTACAAGCCGCAAAATGAAGTACAGTTTaactatttgtttatttttatttatttaaaaattcaaatatatattaaaatttttatttattccattAACAAATTCTTATTAATTCCATTAACAAATTCTTTTATGTAAAAATTGTGGACATTGAAGATTTTATATTAGTTGTTATTTTTGgcttacaaaaatattattattattcagtgCATTATTTATACTAGTGTTAGTATAACtaaattaatttacatttataacatcaATGGATAGattctttatcatttttttcaagaatAATTTTAGTTTAAGTCATGAATGATACAGTACAAAactctatcaaattaaatttttaatgatgtaattcaaataatttatggTTCATTTATATAGTTATTTAATCAAAAGCGTCAAACTTTAAAGGCAACCTATTTAAATCTCCTAACCTTACTGGCCCTAAGACTAGGGCAATTTTAGTGGGAAACCACGTTATTAAGTAAATTAAaagttgattaattattttgttaaattactaTAGAATaatgagaattttatttttaatttatatttctaGGAAATTGAGCTTTTTATATGTTATGCCATTGAGTCAAGTCATCTACTTTTATCATCGTTTACTAATAGTTGAAGCTATCGtgatatatcttttatattattgatgatattcccggttttctagtttttacaaacaaataaaaattatgtggtttcgttgattaaaatttaatggTGTTAATGGGTAAGgacaaaattgtcatttcatttgtataacaatatttttttattaattccttccaaaattctataaaaaaacaaaaaactaagaaatcccaaaaatcaaacaaaaattatgtCTAAAAATCATGAGTAAGTGACAAAAGTTTAACTAAATGGACAATTTTATCACCGCCAAATGAGTTTGAATTAACACCATTaacatgtttttgttcttttgttccTATTTCACAAAATTGGAAAaccaagagattttttttaaaaaaatttctctattatttatattttttatacatacatattcattacatatatatatatatgtgttcttaataaagataaatatttgGGACTTTGAAATTTcaagatatttaaattttttgataaaaaaaaattcttttttaaacTAGTTAAATGATTTAGTATAATAAATCATGTGAGAGGGATATATGTtgcaaaaatctaaaaatttagtttttatttttaattctagaAAGTAAcattacattatttttaaaataaactttgTTAATATACTCTAAAATGCCTCTTTTTCAAGTCAACAAAAggggaaaaatggaaaaataaaataaaataaaatatatgaaatctaAGATCCGCATTCCCATTAACCAAAACAGGTAAATgcttgaaaaaacaaataaaaatacattattaaTGTTAGACATGTGTTGTTTGAGTTGATCCACACAACTTCTCATATGGGTTATTTAGTCTCAATATCTCTTACAcgttttgtatgtttttatttttattttttaaagtcaaatatcttaattattactttgagattggtttatatatttacaCTTGTTTTTCACTTTAATATAGTTGTAGTTAATTAtctttctaaaataaatatatgaatgaataaaaacaaagaaagaagaagggtaGTTGAGTGATTAGTTATTAAAAAAGAAGGGATTAATCCATTAAATATTTGTGAAACCAACTAGAATGTAACAAATAAAGATATGATTGATGTAAGCACATGCGACCACAAGAATATAATTAGTAAAACATAGCTTTCATGGTGGGAAACATCAATATCCTTTTCAACTTTTTCCCTCTCATTTCTTTCTAGCTAAACACATGACCATCAACCTATGTAATTGAaaggaaattaattaaaaaacaaaaacaaaaacaaaagtataaaatgtgaaacataaaaaatattaatatttttattagtttgataTATTAGtgcttgatatatatatatatatatctatctatgtTTTTCCTTCACAAAAACTCTCTCCGTGCCTTTCAAGTCATTGACATTTAGAGCTGTAATAATTGCACAATTCTATTATTAATTTACACTATGGAATGCCTTTTCCAAGTTGCCAAGGTCATGATCTCGTTGGTCCAACATGATGttctttatataaataaataattatttatatttgaggatggaatttgtaataaataaagtttttatcAGATTATCTTaagattcttttttttattaaaaatgaattttatgAATAAATGATACTAACGAATTAATCAATAGATTAAAttcttacaaaaaattataagaaataaaaaatctcttttgttatttctatattttactATTTGATCATATTAAAGTGGAAGATATCGgaggggaaaaaataataacaataaatcacATACATTAAAatgaatatctatatataaaataatcaacatatatatgttgttatCAAGCATGTTTACAGTCTTGGTAGCATTATTTAGTGGAAACCACTAGAGCTTGCTTGCATGTAGTGTTTAGTGGTCCTTATAAGTTGTGTTAATTTCATCTACTTGGATGTCTT belongs to Dioscorea cayenensis subsp. rotundata cultivar TDr96_F1 chromosome 17, TDr96_F1_v2_PseudoChromosome.rev07_lg8_w22 25.fasta, whole genome shotgun sequence and includes:
- the LOC120280371 gene encoding putative phospholipid-transporting ATPase 9 translates to MAGGRRKKNFLRKLYSFSCGKASLDEDHSQIGGPGFSRIAFANDPDCFEATNLGYPANYVSTTKYSLATFFPKALFEQFRRVANIYFLVTGCLSFTPLAPYSAVSAILPLIIVIGVTMAKEAVEDWRRYQQDNEMNNRKVKVHRGNATFDNTEWKNLRVGDIVKVEKDNFFPADLLLLSSSYEDAICYVETMNLDGETNLKLKQSLEVTSNLQDDSSFRHFKAVVRCEDPNANLYTFVGSLEYQDQQYPLSPQQLLLRDSKLRNTDYVYGVVIFTGHDTKVMQNATNPPSKRSKIERKMDKIIYFLLFSLVLISTVGSIFFGIATDDDIENHRMKRWYLRPDDTTIFYKPSEAVVAALLHFLTAMMLYGYFIPISLYVSIEIVKVLQTIFINNDHEMYHEESDKPAHARTSNLNEELGQVDTILSDKTGTLTCNSMEFIKCSIAGTAYGRGVTEVEKAMARRKGSPLLYEPDVEEEGHRDNNKPAVKGFNFTDNRVMNGNWVNEPHADIIQKFFRLLAICHTAIPETDDESGKISYEAESPDEAAFVIAASELGFQFYQRTQTNISIQELDPLSGKTVERSYRLLNILEFNSTRKRMSVIVRDEEGKLLLLSKGADNVMFERLAKDGRKFEDKTKEHMHNYADAGLRTLVLAYRELDEDEYAVFNEKFTEAKNSVSADRDEKVEEAADSIERDLILLGATAVEDKLQNGVPECIDKLAQAGIKIWVLTGDKMETAINIGFACSLLRQGMKQIIITLESPEIKLLEKDGNKDAIFKASKESVIHQITEGRKMTSSSDTQSFALIIDGKSLAYALEDNVKNLFLQLAVTCASVICCRSSPKQKALVTRLVKEGTGKVTLGIGDGANDVGMLQEADIGIGISGVEGMQAVMSSDVAIAQFRFLERLLLVHGHWCYRRIASMICYFFYKNIVFGVTLFIYEAYTSFSGTPLYNDWFLSVYNVFFTSLPAIALGVFDQDVSARLCRKFPLLYQEGVQNMLFSWTRIIGWMFNGVCNAVTIFFFCAAALQHQAFRKGGEVVSRDILAGTVYTCVVWVVNCQMALSVSYFTLIQHIFIWGSIALWYLFLVIYGAITPSFSTDAYMLFVEALAPAASYWIVTLFVVLATLIPYFSYAAIQMRFFPMYHNMIQWIRFEGKADDPEYCQVVRQRSVRPTTVGVSARIDARVSQINSRVHHAVQT